The following are from one region of the Paenibacillus sp. JZ16 genome:
- a CDS encoding class D sortase, which translates to MRKLSVVLILVGLLIFLYPILRDWNADRQQRDLLKQAAQIEAQAQQSSARDNVAVHYKELSRILDEGEAAASTQEEQTGYEEGSPIGIITISKLELELPILEGATQSNMKNAAARVTGTARLGEAGNAAIAAHRAHKTGRLFNRLNELTYGDEIIIKTDGRELIYRVNQISIVEPTDVSVLEGDSDEQIITLITCDPLYEATHRLIVQAELVSD; encoded by the coding sequence ATGCGAAAGCTTTCGGTTGTCTTGATTCTTGTTGGGCTTCTCATATTCTTATATCCGATCCTCCGCGATTGGAATGCAGACCGCCAACAGAGGGATTTACTAAAGCAAGCAGCGCAAATTGAAGCTCAGGCTCAACAGAGTTCCGCTCGAGATAATGTTGCTGTTCATTACAAGGAGCTGTCCCGTATCCTGGACGAGGGAGAGGCAGCGGCCTCAACACAAGAGGAACAAACCGGTTATGAAGAAGGTTCACCTATCGGCATTATCACCATTAGCAAACTAGAGTTAGAGCTTCCTATTCTGGAGGGAGCAACCCAATCGAATATGAAGAATGCAGCTGCTCGCGTTACGGGGACGGCAAGACTCGGAGAAGCCGGTAATGCTGCCATTGCAGCCCACCGGGCCCATAAGACCGGACGTCTATTCAATCGATTGAATGAGCTCACATACGGGGATGAGATCATCATTAAGACGGATGGCCGTGAATTGATTTACCGAGTCAACCAGATTTCCATCGTGGAGCCGACCGATGTATCTGTTCTGGAAGGAGATTCGGATGAGCAGATCATTACACTGATCACTTGCGATCCTCTCTACGAGGCTACACATCGTTTGATTGTTCAGGCTGAACTCGTTTCCGATTAA
- a CDS encoding response regulator transcription factor, translated as MFKIMLIEDDVTLFHEVQERLSQWSYNVYGVQDFSAVLQEFTAVQPDLVIIDIQLPKFDGFHWCRMIRSHSNVPIIFLSSRDHPTDMVMSMQLGADDFIQKPFHFDVLIAKIQATLRRVYNYNTERTELRTWRGATVEFGKNTISSPQGTAELTKNEMFILKILMERKNQIVSREDLIKSLWDNEHFVSDNTLTVNVNRLRKKLEPLGLDPYIETKVGQGYIATEEAHA; from the coding sequence TTGTTTAAAATTATGTTAATCGAAGACGATGTGACCCTATTCCATGAAGTGCAGGAGCGACTGTCTCAATGGTCGTATAACGTTTATGGCGTACAGGATTTCAGCGCCGTACTTCAGGAGTTTACAGCGGTTCAACCCGATCTGGTCATCATCGACATCCAGCTGCCGAAGTTTGACGGGTTCCATTGGTGCCGAATGATTCGCTCCCACTCGAACGTGCCGATTATCTTCCTGTCTTCCCGCGATCATCCGACCGATATGGTGATGTCCATGCAGCTTGGAGCCGACGATTTCATTCAGAAGCCGTTCCACTTTGATGTCCTGATTGCCAAAATCCAGGCCACTCTGCGCCGGGTATACAATTACAATACCGAACGGACCGAGCTGAGAACTTGGCGCGGAGCCACCGTCGAATTCGGTAAAAATACCATTAGCAGCCCTCAGGGCACCGCTGAACTGACAAAGAATGAGATGTTCATTCTGAAAATCCTCATGGAGCGAAAAAATCAAATCGTCAGCCGTGAGGATCTGATCAAGAGTTTATGGGACAACGAGCATTTTGTCAGCGATAATACGTTAACGGTCAACGTCAACCGGCTGCGCAAGAAGCTGGAGCCCCTCGGACTTGATCCCTACATTGAAACCAAGGTGGGACAAGGGTATATCGCCACGGAAGAGGCCCATGCATGA
- a CDS encoding LPXTG cell wall anchor domain-containing protein, which yields MKKKGSMLALIVILMVQGIFGTGLGMFNGQRVSAAGAGNPASDPGNGVSVTNAVYGSAAGQSILTNVTVQDSKGTVIDSVYNPDAGRVELGSDAILLYDWELGDNHNYVDGSTFEFDLPKAFKLYNSINGVLETDIGDVGTFTVSVDGHVVMTFNSLVDNAEVRGKLKFQTELSQEGIGGGTPDVEIPIELRDGVKQIIIPVKPAKGNLLGKNGKVVNDGRGKPSTILWTLQVNTVLERIDKPVIEDLIPSGLTLETGSVKINNLTVNVDGSTAVGAEAAVGEFSIDTSDASKLVVTKSSPMNSAYQIEYSTTIAAGDTTEFLNTATLSDNGQQKAYAENKQTIDRGELLAKEVVLYDENDRTIDWSILYNSRETTIPEVDARLEDRFNSTQELVNGSLQVKDTQTGAILTEGTDYVLTPVVNSGGKTGFDLKFEKDITTEHEITYQTKASGRVIKDETVTNSVYGNGVTREAKQLMQSKALIKSNDGFDYKDKTIKWQITLNQDTYSMDNVILKDMFTNGGLELTGPIVVKDAVGTLWDEGLDYTVDASTPNQGFTVEFLKPVDKAIIITYTTKFDYDLRQNKDNESFWNRADLSWVEGSKPFSTTRNVSLKPNPLTVGNGDKSGAYDAVYKEITWTIQGNYNFNSVDKPVVKDKLVSPQQYVDGSLEVYNLNVDASGKTNRGVVIPSTQYSITEPSETNGNELQIAFKDKIDAPFLITFKTALGDRIIERESIANEAILMDDNTPVSNWNGSARVPRGGEYVAKTGVQNGEKIEWTLHINRGQSYVEAAKVSDEPSGNLILVEDSFRLYETKVAVDGTVTKTDKLVNPSDYKLKFIYGDTEKFVLEFLSPIDRPYILEYETLIDAADREVVSNSAGFEGKGITAGITDSKQRFEVRMSSGSGSGSGVRGSLEVLKVDRADPSLILEGATFVLQDTQGKRPEVTLTTDAAGKALFTKLLYGDYILKEISAPQGYVIDQVTTTITIDSSIKQTGNIKRITITNSKDSVTPGPDPGNPDPNPGNPDPNPGNPDPNPGNPDPNPGNPDPNPGNPDPNPGNPDPNPGNPDPNPGNPDPNPGTSPGGTESPGGNNDKETPNVPGEIVRPGETDPVVPGEVDPEPIPVEVPEEDDTLVGNETANPQDPSTPSAENDTNRNSVQETKPESGPIAMLPKTGESNPVPFQLGGLALMLTGFILSRRLRNKRQ from the coding sequence ATGAAAAAGAAAGGAAGCATGCTGGCTCTCATTGTCATCTTGATGGTCCAAGGTATATTTGGTACGGGCCTTGGTATGTTTAACGGCCAGAGAGTCAGTGCGGCTGGAGCGGGTAATCCTGCATCGGATCCGGGTAATGGAGTATCCGTTACCAACGCGGTATACGGTTCAGCCGCAGGGCAGAGCATTCTGACAAATGTCACTGTCCAGGATTCGAAGGGGACCGTCATCGACTCGGTCTACAATCCGGATGCGGGTCGGGTAGAGCTTGGCTCCGACGCCATCCTGCTCTACGATTGGGAGCTTGGGGACAATCATAACTATGTGGATGGCTCAACGTTTGAGTTCGACCTGCCCAAGGCATTCAAACTGTACAACAGCATCAACGGGGTTCTTGAGACGGACATCGGGGATGTGGGAACCTTCACCGTATCTGTGGACGGTCATGTTGTGATGACGTTCAACTCTCTGGTGGATAATGCCGAAGTCCGGGGAAAGCTGAAATTCCAGACGGAGCTTAGCCAAGAGGGGATCGGCGGCGGTACTCCGGACGTTGAAATTCCGATTGAGCTTCGGGATGGCGTGAAGCAGATCATTATCCCGGTGAAGCCGGCAAAAGGCAATCTTCTGGGCAAGAACGGCAAGGTTGTCAATGATGGCAGAGGCAAACCTTCCACGATCTTGTGGACGCTTCAAGTCAATACGGTCTTGGAACGGATAGACAAGCCCGTTATAGAGGATTTGATTCCTTCCGGGCTTACGCTGGAAACAGGCTCTGTTAAGATCAACAACCTGACCGTTAATGTGGATGGCAGCACCGCGGTTGGCGCCGAAGCGGCCGTCGGAGAGTTTAGTATCGACACTTCCGATGCTTCAAAATTAGTCGTCACCAAGAGTTCGCCGATGAATTCGGCGTATCAAATCGAGTACTCTACGACGATTGCCGCTGGCGATACAACGGAATTCCTCAATACGGCAACTTTGTCCGATAACGGTCAGCAGAAGGCTTATGCCGAGAATAAACAGACGATTGACCGTGGGGAGTTACTTGCGAAAGAAGTCGTATTGTATGATGAAAACGACCGGACCATCGACTGGTCCATCCTGTACAATTCCCGCGAAACCACCATTCCGGAAGTAGATGCTAGACTTGAAGATCGTTTTAACTCAACGCAAGAGTTGGTAAACGGTTCGCTCCAAGTCAAGGATACACAGACAGGTGCGATTCTCACGGAAGGAACAGATTATGTCCTTACGCCGGTGGTTAACAGCGGAGGGAAAACCGGATTCGATCTGAAGTTTGAAAAAGACATTACCACTGAGCATGAGATTACCTACCAGACCAAGGCAAGTGGGCGTGTTATTAAGGACGAAACTGTAACGAACAGTGTGTACGGAAACGGTGTAACAAGGGAAGCCAAGCAATTGATGCAGAGTAAAGCGCTCATCAAAAGCAACGATGGCTTCGATTACAAGGATAAAACGATCAAATGGCAAATCACGCTCAACCAGGACACTTACAGCATGGACAACGTGATACTGAAGGACATGTTTACGAATGGCGGGCTTGAGCTGACTGGCCCCATCGTTGTAAAGGATGCTGTCGGTACCCTTTGGGATGAGGGTTTGGATTATACGGTGGATGCGAGCACCCCTAACCAGGGCTTTACCGTAGAATTCCTTAAGCCTGTTGACAAGGCGATCATTATCACGTACACAACCAAGTTTGACTATGATCTCCGCCAAAATAAGGATAACGAGAGCTTTTGGAACCGTGCCGATCTATCCTGGGTGGAAGGCAGCAAGCCGTTCTCGACGACTAGAAACGTGAGCCTGAAGCCTAACCCATTGACTGTTGGAAACGGGGATAAATCAGGAGCTTATGATGCCGTTTATAAGGAGATTACCTGGACCATCCAGGGGAACTACAATTTCAATAGTGTTGACAAACCTGTCGTTAAGGACAAGCTGGTTTCACCACAGCAGTACGTCGATGGGTCATTAGAAGTGTATAATCTGAATGTAGACGCTTCAGGGAAAACAAATAGAGGGGTTGTAATCCCATCCACTCAGTATTCGATAACGGAGCCGTCGGAGACGAACGGCAATGAGCTGCAAATTGCCTTTAAGGACAAGATTGACGCTCCGTTCCTGATCACGTTTAAAACCGCGTTGGGTGATCGAATCATAGAGCGGGAATCTATCGCCAACGAAGCGATATTGATGGACGACAATACGCCTGTCTCCAACTGGAATGGTTCAGCTAGAGTTCCGCGGGGCGGAGAGTATGTTGCGAAGACCGGGGTCCAAAACGGCGAAAAGATTGAATGGACGCTGCATATTAATCGGGGTCAGTCCTACGTGGAAGCAGCCAAAGTCAGCGACGAGCCGTCGGGCAACCTGATCTTGGTGGAGGATTCCTTCCGTTTGTACGAGACCAAGGTTGCGGTGGACGGAACGGTCACGAAGACGGACAAACTCGTTAATCCTTCGGATTATAAACTGAAATTCATTTATGGCGATACCGAGAAGTTTGTATTGGAATTCTTGAGCCCGATAGATCGTCCTTACATTCTGGAATACGAGACGCTGATCGACGCTGCCGACCGGGAAGTTGTCAGCAACTCGGCTGGCTTTGAAGGTAAAGGCATTACGGCTGGAATTACAGATAGTAAACAAAGATTCGAAGTTCGCATGTCTTCTGGCTCCGGCAGCGGTTCGGGCGTTCGAGGAAGTCTGGAGGTCTTGAAGGTGGACAGGGCTGATCCGTCGCTTATATTGGAAGGAGCAACGTTTGTTCTCCAAGACACGCAAGGCAAGCGTCCTGAAGTGACGCTTACAACCGATGCAGCTGGAAAGGCTTTGTTTACGAAGCTGCTCTACGGCGATTACATTCTGAAGGAGATTTCGGCTCCTCAAGGATATGTAATTGATCAAGTAACTACAACCATTACGATCGATTCAAGCATTAAACAGACTGGCAACATCAAGCGAATCACCATAACGAACAGCAAGGATAGCGTTACGCCAGGACCGGATCCGGGTAATCCGGATCCAAACCCGGGTAATCCGGATCCAAACCCAGGGAACCCGGATCCAAACCCGGGTAATCCGGATCCAAACCCAGGGAACCCGGATCCAAATCCAGGGAACCCGGATCCAAATCCGGGCAATCCGGATCCAAATCCAGGGAACCCGGATCCAAATCCGGGCAATCCAGATCCAAACCCAGGTACATCACCGGGTGGAACCGAATCACCAGGTGGTAATAACGATAAAGAAACGCCAAACGTTCCTGGGGAAATTGTACGACCTGGAGAAACTGATCCCGTCGTACCGGGCGAAGTTGATCCAGAACCAATACCTGTAGAGGTACCGGAAGAAGATGACACCCTGGTTGGGAACGAGACGGCGAATCCGCAAGATCCTTCTACACCATCCGCCGAGAATGATACAAATCGGAATTCGGTTCAAGAAACTAAGCCGGAAAGCGGCCCGATTGCGATGCTCCCAAAAACAGGAGAGAGCAATCCAGTACCGTTCCAACTCGGAGGACTGGCACTCATGCTTACAGGCTTCATCTTAAGCCGCCGTCTGCGTAACAAACGTCAATAA
- a CDS encoding DMT family transporter produces the protein MNIPHTSRAYAAALGYTAIIGFSFMFVKLALIHANPLDTLAHRFTISFIAASLALLIARRKVPLDLKRLLTIVPLAIFYPFLFFTLQTFGLVYTSSAEAGIIHATVPIFTMLLASLLLKERSSWAQKLFTVLSVTGIISIFVLKGVSFEASSTLGIVLILLSALSNAIYSVMARKLTQKQPVLDITFIMSMIGFVLFNLMSAAQHAAQGTLVHYFDPFMHPSFVWAVLYLGILSSLGTSLLSNYSLSKMEASRMGIFNNLATVVTIFGGVAFLNEELAYYHVIGAALVIIGVIGTSLAGRSKSASRKALGRNKSKPA, from the coding sequence ATGAATATACCGCATACAAGCCGTGCCTATGCCGCCGCGTTAGGATATACGGCCATCATTGGTTTTTCGTTTATGTTTGTAAAGCTGGCGCTGATCCATGCTAACCCGCTGGACACGCTGGCACACCGATTCACCATTTCGTTCATTGCCGCATCGCTCGCGCTACTCATAGCCCGTAGAAAGGTCCCGCTGGATCTGAAAAGGCTGCTGACCATCGTGCCGCTGGCGATATTCTATCCGTTCCTGTTCTTTACGCTGCAAACCTTCGGTTTGGTATACACCTCTTCGGCCGAGGCCGGAATCATTCACGCTACGGTACCGATCTTTACGATGCTCTTGGCATCGCTGCTATTAAAGGAACGCTCCAGCTGGGCACAGAAGCTGTTTACCGTGTTGTCGGTGACAGGGATCATCTCTATCTTCGTGTTGAAGGGGGTTTCCTTCGAGGCCTCGAGTACACTTGGGATTGTGCTAATTCTGCTGTCGGCGCTATCCAACGCCATTTACAGCGTGATGGCCCGCAAGCTGACGCAGAAGCAGCCGGTACTGGATATAACGTTCATCATGTCGATGATCGGATTCGTGCTGTTTAACCTGATGTCGGCCGCTCAACATGCTGCGCAGGGGACGCTTGTACATTATTTTGACCCGTTCATGCATCCGTCCTTCGTATGGGCCGTTTTGTATCTTGGCATTCTGTCCTCTCTCGGGACATCGCTACTGTCGAATTATTCCTTATCCAAGATGGAGGCATCCCGCATGGGCATCTTTAACAATCTGGCTACCGTGGTCACGATTTTCGGAGGTGTCGCCTTTTTGAATGAGGAGCTGGCTTATTATCATGTCATCGGCGCAGCACTCGTCATTATCGGGGTGATCGGGACCAGCCTTGCCGGGAGATCTAAGAGCGCTAGTCGTAAAGCGCTTGGGCGGAACAAGTCGAAACCAGCTTAA
- a CDS encoding helix-turn-helix domain-containing protein has protein sequence MLEWMLRNVMAERGIWSGAALARLMKEKANYSLSAASISALLTNQPRQMKAETLDALCTTLECTPGDLWVHTPPSRTKGA, from the coding sequence TTGCTCGAATGGATGCTACGTAATGTGATGGCGGAGAGAGGGATATGGTCGGGAGCGGCTTTGGCGCGGCTGATGAAAGAGAAGGCGAATTACAGCTTATCAGCTGCTTCCATTAGTGCATTGCTGACGAACCAGCCCAGGCAGATGAAGGCAGAGACGTTAGATGCCCTTTGCACAACCTTAGAGTGTACTCCAGGTGACTTATGGGTGCATACACCTCCTTCTAGAACTAAGGGGGCTTAA
- a CDS encoding copper amine oxidase N-terminal domain-containing protein — protein MYKKFKWLTVLIAAVLVVMTGCQAVGGLDINKALLTSLDVKSSESKASIRFEVVPSDKALSTEDKEAIDLINSLSLNMDHAIVQDSKTVSIQGSIQYSDKKIPLHVSMDSKGMAIQLEGAKQPFYLSMDTTVPGLPDTSQYEQAIQDVVKKAAGLVLKHFPNPSTIAVKSAQEKVNGESLNLTHLHMELTGEEILNMVKPFAESLLKDEAGLKQVIGDAYDAIYPMITSIGEAYGEDVELLPQESKEEVVASLYEIVHGALIEFTENYDEQKEQLLEELPGSETVFGKDTVLKLDYYFDEQLNTRKNALELTVALPASEDLPLKAFKVYSEGEVWNIGGAVKANQVDTSKGVLDVLNDSVTPGQVLRNFEKDSLIYNVLKDDLKITHKTMFLSPVSDEYGYGVIKKNNQSFVPLRYLTDQLDAEVKWSKGSKKITVINDLTGEEIVLTVGSKTASVGGKNVTLQEAPFVHTNGSTFVPLRFMAEALGATLHLEGDGWISIKRD, from the coding sequence ATGTATAAGAAGTTCAAGTGGTTGACTGTACTCATTGCAGCTGTGCTGGTTGTTATGACAGGATGTCAGGCCGTCGGGGGACTGGATATCAACAAGGCGTTGCTTACCAGTCTCGATGTTAAATCCAGCGAATCCAAGGCAAGTATTCGATTCGAGGTGGTGCCATCGGACAAGGCCCTATCGACTGAAGATAAAGAAGCGATTGATCTCATTAATTCGTTATCTCTGAATATGGACCATGCCATCGTGCAGGATAGCAAAACGGTGTCCATTCAGGGCAGTATCCAATATTCGGACAAGAAGATTCCGCTTCATGTGTCCATGGATTCCAAAGGAATGGCGATTCAATTAGAAGGCGCCAAGCAGCCGTTCTATTTATCGATGGATACGACCGTTCCCGGATTGCCTGATACCAGCCAATACGAACAGGCGATTCAGGATGTCGTGAAGAAGGCTGCAGGACTTGTGCTGAAGCATTTTCCAAATCCATCAACAATTGCGGTGAAGTCCGCTCAGGAGAAGGTGAACGGGGAAAGCCTGAACCTGACGCATCTCCACATGGAGCTGACCGGTGAAGAGATCTTGAACATGGTTAAGCCTTTCGCCGAAAGTCTGCTTAAGGATGAAGCCGGCTTGAAGCAAGTGATCGGCGATGCGTATGATGCCATTTATCCGATGATAACCAGCATCGGCGAGGCCTATGGCGAAGACGTAGAACTCCTGCCACAGGAATCCAAGGAGGAGGTCGTCGCATCGCTCTACGAGATCGTGCATGGCGCACTGATCGAATTCACGGAGAACTATGATGAACAGAAGGAACAGTTATTGGAGGAGCTACCGGGATCCGAAACCGTCTTTGGTAAGGATACGGTCCTCAAGCTGGACTACTACTTCGATGAGCAGCTGAATACACGCAAGAATGCGCTGGAGCTGACTGTCGCGCTACCGGCTTCCGAGGACCTGCCATTGAAAGCATTCAAGGTGTATTCCGAAGGTGAGGTCTGGAATATCGGCGGCGCAGTGAAGGCCAATCAGGTGGACACGTCCAAAGGCGTGCTGGACGTTCTGAATGATTCGGTGACACCGGGTCAAGTGCTGCGGAACTTTGAAAAGGACTCCCTTATCTATAATGTGTTGAAGGATGATCTGAAGATCACGCACAAAACGATGTTTCTTAGTCCCGTAAGCGATGAATATGGATATGGTGTAATCAAGAAGAACAATCAGAGCTTCGTTCCGCTTCGTTACTTGACAGACCAATTGGATGCCGAAGTGAAGTGGAGCAAAGGCTCCAAGAAAATTACAGTCATTAATGATCTGACAGGGGAAGAAATCGTATTGACCGTGGGCTCCAAAACAGCCAGCGTCGGCGGTAAAAACGTGACGCTGCAGGAAGCTCCATTCGTTCATACCAACGGATCTACCTTCGTTCCGCTCCGGTTTATGGCAGAAGCGCTCGGTGCGACGCTTCACCTGGAGGGTGATGGCTGGATTTCGATTAAACGTGATTAG